A DNA window from Impatiens glandulifera chromosome 7, dImpGla2.1, whole genome shotgun sequence contains the following coding sequences:
- the LOC124945152 gene encoding uncharacterized protein LOC124945152, whose protein sequence is MFHLMNPEQKKSDSKCRKLAPVKREVEDDALPDEQINLNKRSKLSSPLQKNLGDGSCSITPSQYNPLDEPSPLGLRLRKSPSLLELIQMRLAQGNGNKVGSLEKDHKSAASGASEKLKASNFPGSLLKIGSWEYKSKHEGDLVAKCYFAKHKLVWEVLDGGLKNKIEIQWSDIMALKANYPEDGPGTLDIVLSRQPLFFRETNPQPRKHTLWQATSDFTNGQATMNKKHFLQCPQGLLGKHFEKLVQCDLRLNFLSQQEEMVLESPYFETRISAFDNLNESSLVFDGQRKTLFDLNDDESSSGVQTSPAKEEEHDHASRHTQRFPHDGPSPSSVMDNHAIEEFMGSKAEELKGLFNQDLLKKSGIHPSMSMNDLVNHIENQISEQRSSSSKLSLSAEERQSLEFLEEVSRCLFSDYQCASASEQSIMKRVDSLCCLLQKDPVDSIMTKQPVDTCEEQKQAPKMSRKDSVGELLLNLPRIASLPQFLFNIPEDCQNRAR, encoded by the exons ATGTTTCACTTGATGAATCCCGAACAAAAGAAGTCCGATTCGAAGTGCCGTAAATTGGCGCCAGTGAAAAGGGAAGTTGAAGATGATGCTTTGCCCGACGAACAAATCAATCTCAACAAGAGATCTAAGCTCTCATCTCCTCTCCAG AAGAATTTGGGAGATGGGTCTTGCTCGATAACTCCATCTCAATACAACCCACTTGATGAACCGAGTCCTTTAGGTTTGCGTTTAAGGAAGAGTCCTTCTCTTCTGGAATTGATTCAGATGAGGCTCGCTCAAGGAAATGGTAATAAAGTTGGATCATTAGAGAAAGATCACAAGTCTGCAGCATCTGGTGCATCTGAGAAGTTGAAGGCTTCTAATTTTCCTGGCTCATTGCTGAAGATTGGTTCTTGGGag TATAAATCCAAACATGAAGGGGATTTGGTAGCAAAATGTTACTTTGCTAAGCACAAACTTGTATGGGAAGTTCTTGATGGTGGTTTGAAGAATAAGATTGAGATCCAGTGGTCTGATATCATGGCATTGAAGGCTAATTATCCAGAAGATGGACCTGGGACTTTGGATATTGTG CTGTCTAGGCAACCTCTCTTTTTTAGAGAGACCAATCCGCAGCCTAGGAAGCATACTTTGTGGCAGGCAACATCAGACTTTACCAATGGGCAAGCAACCATGAACAA GAAACATTTTCTACAGTGCCCACAAGGCTTGCTAGGGAAgcattttgaaaaacttgtccAATGTGACCTTCGTCTTAACTTCTTAAGTCAACAAGAAGAGATGGTTCTCGAATCTCCTTATTTTGAGACCAGAATTTCTGCATTTGATAACTTAAATGAATCAAGCCTGGTGTTTGATGGTCAAAGAAAGactttatttgatttgaatgatgatgAATCATCGTCAGGGGTTCAAACTTCTCCTGCAAAGGAGGAGGAACATGATCATGCTTCTAGACACACACAACGTTTTCCACATGATGGGCCTTCACCTAGCTCAG TTATGGACAATCACGCAATTGAAGAGTTCATGGGAAGTAAAGCAGAGGAATTAAAGGGGCTTTTCAATCAAGACCTCCTTAAAAAGTCTGGTATCCACCCCTCCATGTCAATGAATGACCTAGTAAACCATATCGAAAACCAAATCTCCGAACAAAGATCATCCAGCAGCAAGCTCTCTCTTTCCGCCGAAGAAAGGCAGAGCTTAGAGTTTCTTGAAGAGGTCAGTCGATGCTTATTCAGCGACTATCAATGTGCATCAGCATCGGAGCAGTCAATCATGAAAAGAGTTGATTCCCTTTGTTGCCTACTGCAAAAGGATCCCGTAGACTCAATTATGACCAAACAGCCTGTTGATACCTGTGAAGAACAAAAGCAGGCACCAAAAATGTCGAGGAAGGATTCAGTTGGGGAGTTACTACTTAATCTCCCGAGAATTGCTTCCCTCCCACAGTTCCTGTTCAACATTCCTGAGGACTGCCAAAACCGAGCGAGATAA
- the LOC124944886 gene encoding probable E3 ubiquitin-protein ligase HERC1, whose amino-acid sequence MDQVRTRVFAACQALARFFHYRRFIVEFPSELILIILKSGCLSLSDLACLEITCTTLGKIKEQHHPTIKFRSLVDFAAFQLFQSHPIYSFLNEDGKELLSGIIYNNWKQALNFLSGYIQVRTGDNFTIVLKDSSVYISNCHSLGALLLEDYLKHDQFTRINFHQPISSYVDNIVSVSTKYKHIAFVTRSGDVFTCGDNSFGGCGHKTDSDINDNLILKPRLVEGALKGIPCKQVAVSYNFTVFLTRDGRVYTCGRNNHGQLGHGDRVNRRTPTRVKSLVHCVVVHVTAGETFTLALTKDGKLYSFGSGDDWCLGHGVKKNELSPRLVEHFNICNIDSNIWDMNIVRVYAGVNHVVAIDSNGLVYTWGRGKVGQLCNGGSLDHTSPFTYHRREIYRYTPQIVKTLSSQIAIQASVSQFNTAILMNDRCTVYVYGHRFPWEGYQLILEDSLKWDEHICHICQVKTTGDLYQSVLVTDRGRIFGFGANNKGEELRHGTTTYRRLFLPLTQLSLSG is encoded by the exons ATGGATCAAGTTAGAACAAGAGTATTTGCGGCATGTCAAGCCCTAGCAAGGTTCTTCCATTATCGAAGATTTATTGTGGAATTTCCCTCCGAATTGATCCTTATTATCCTTAAATCCGGCTGCTTGAGCTTGTCTGATTTGGCTTGTCTGGAGATAACTTGCACGACACTAGGTAAAATCAAAGAACAGCATCACCCAACAATAAAGTTCCGATCTTTAGTTGATTTTGCAGCGTTTCAACTATTTCAATCTCATCcaatatattcatttttgaatgaagatggaaaagagcttTTGAGTGGGATTATCTACAACAACTGGAAGCAAGCATTGAATTTTCTATCAGGTTATATACAGGTCAGGACAGGAGATAATTTTACAATTGTGTTGAAGGATTCTTCAGTGTACATTTCAAATTGTCATTCATTGGGTGCTCTTTTATTGGAGGACTATTTAAAACATGACCAGTTTACTCGGATTAACTTTCACCAGCCTATATCATCATATGTGGATAATATAGTCTCTGTCTCTACCAAATACAAACATATTGCTTTTGTTACGCGATCAGGAGATGTTTTTACATGCGGTGATAATTCGTTCGGTGGTTGTGGGCATAAAACAGATAGTGACATTAATGACAATCTTATCCTTAAACCTCGACTTGTGGAAGGCGCACTGAAGGGAATACCTTGCAAACAAGTTGCAGTCAGTTATAACTTCACCGTGTTTCTTACAAGAGATGGACGAGTATATACTTGTGGAAGAAACAATCACGGTCAGCTTGGTCATGGCGATAGGGTGAATAGACGGACACCAACCAGAGTAAAATCGCTAGTACATTGTGTAGTAGTTCATGTTACAGCTGGTGAAACTTTCACATTAGCTCTAACTAAGGATGGCAAATTGTATTCATTCGGGTCGGGCGATGATTGGTGTTTAGGTCACGGTGTTAAGAAAAATGAGCTAAGCCCTCGTTTGGTTGAGCACTTTAATATATGCAATATTGACTCTAATATATGGGATATGAACATTGTTAGAGTCTATGCAGGAGTTAACCATGTGGTAGCTATTGATTCTAATGGATtg gttTATACTTGGGGGAGAGGTAAAGTAGGTCAGTTGTGTAATGGAGGAAGTTTAGACCATACTTCCCCTTTTACTTATCATCGCAGAGAGATATATCGATACACACCACAAATAGTCAAAACTCTGAGCAGCCAAATTGCTATacag gcaaGCGTTAGCCAGTTTAATACGGCTATTTTAATGAACGACCGATGCACCGTTTACGTGTATGGTCATAGATTTCCCTGGGAGGGATATCAGTTGATTCTGGAAGACAGCTTAAAATGGGACGAACACATTTGTCACATTTGTCAAGTTAAAACAACAGGCGACCTCTATCAAAGTGTTTTAGTGACGGATCGTGGTCGAATTTTTGGATTCGGAGCTAACAATAAGGGGGAGGAGCTCAGACACGGCACTACTACTTATCGGCGATTGTTCCTTCCCCTCACACAACTTTCTTTATCGGGATAG
- the LOC124945577 gene encoding phosphatidylinositol-glycan biosynthesis class F protein, with amino-acid sequence MKLRRQLTSNYSASPWKVLITHLICGLGLSSAFWITHNLYNINLISEPTQTLQMIWVIGSPLVIIVYSNFRMNPEHNSYWKALAQGILGLIAGAVVNALGAIALGAPVGTKYIMRTLHWSLMMSTFTFTPAACVFGSSWSDWLRIFAHTKSSGSVDYMLCLPAHGAIIGAWFGAWPMPLDWERTWQEWPICVTYGAMAGYFVGMLASFIVTTIVGGEQHVKGE; translated from the exons ATGAAACTCCGGCGACAATTGACTTCTAATTATTCAGCTTCTCCATGGAAAGTTCTTATCACCCATCTGATATGCGGATTAGGTTTATCATCAGCATTTTGGATTACCCACAACCTATACAACATCAATCTAATCTCTGAACCTACGCAAACCCTCCAAATGATCTGG GTTATTGGATCCCCACTTGTTATAATTGTTTACAGTAATTTCCGGATGAATCCAGAGCACAACTCG TACTGGAAAGCTTTGGCACAAGGCATTTTGGGACTTATAGCTG GTGCTGTTGTCAATGCACTTGGGGCTATTGCTTTGGGAGCACCTGTTGGCACAAA gtACATCATGAGAACTTTGCATTGGTCACTTATGATGTCAACATTCACC TTCACCCCTGCAGCATGCGTGTTTGGTTCATCATGGAGTGACTGGCTAAGAATATTTGCACACACTAA GTCAAGTGGATCAGTAGATTATATGCTCTGCTTACCAGCACACGGTGCCATTATTGGAGCTTGGTTTGGAGCTTGGCCAATGCCTCTTGATTGGGAAAGAACATGGCAG GAATGGCCTATTTGCGTTACGTATGGCGCAATGGCGGGATATTTTGTTGGAATGCTAGCTTCGTTTATTGTTACAACGATTGTAGGTGGTGAGCAGCATGTTAAAGGAGAATGA
- the LOC124944444 gene encoding protein HEADING DATE REPRESSOR 1: MGNPNLKVAGGGLTVGFSPISSTPPPVFSKSRTRSASSTQNIKNDDANDKVNEEIFLHMEETKNDPINENNVVLSERRKALFEPLKPMRNINGKRPSAENLLPPPDFDSTTYPRGWLIGKKRKLVNVDVVESMRRIAVQEMNRKDREIEGLNEQLEEDAKCMEHLQIQLMEEKSNRAHQERENVRLQSQTDMLLSLLQENEPMEDVEATHES, translated from the exons ATGGGGAATCCGAATTTAAAGGTGGCCGGAGGAGGTTTGACTGTCGGTTTCTCCCCCATTTCTTCTACTCCTCCTCCTGTCTTTTCCAAATCTCGCACAAGATCAG CTTCTAGTACACAAAACATAAAGAATGATGATGCCAATGATAAGGTAAATGAAGAAATATTTCTTCACATGGAAGAAACAAAAAACGATCCAATAAACGAAAACAATGTTGTACTTTCGGAGAGGCGAAAAGCTCTTTTTGAGCCTTTGAAACCTATGAGAAACATAAATGGTAAGCGACCATCAGCCGAAAACCTCCTTCCTCCTCCTGATTTTGACTCTACAACTTATCCAAGAGGATGGCTAATAGGGAAAAAACGAAAGCTCGTAAATGTTGATGTTGTTGAAAGCATGAGGAGAATCGCGGTTCAAGAAATGAATAGGAAG GATAGGGAGATCGAGGGGTTAAACGAGCAGTTGGAAGAAGATGCAAAGTGCATGGAGCACTTGCAAATTCAACTCATGGAGGAGAAAAGTAATCGGGCACATCAAGAACGAGAGAACGTTAGGCTGCAAAGCCAAACCGATATGCTATTGAGCTTGTTGCAAGAAAATGAACCTATGGAAGACGTCGAGGCTACACACGAATCTTGA
- the LOC124945153 gene encoding AP2-like ethylene-responsive transcription factor At1g16060, producing the protein MNEEKKKVKRTRKTVPRDSPQQRSSIYRGVTRHRWTGRYEAHLWDKNCWNESQNKKGRQVYLGAYDEEEAAAHAYDLAALKYWGQHTILNFQLSTYEKELKEMEDQSKEEYIGSLRRKSSGFSRGVSKYRGVARHHHNGRWEARIGRVFGNKYLYLGTYATQEEAAIAYDVAAVEYRGLNAVTNFDLSRYIKSLRPDNQNDTSSIFVSKEEVTTSSCTTSVVDSTSSSALGILLQSSKYNEMLGENSSFTNDEATLIESDSRQSSFPDDIQTIFDCLNSDKYTEETDNIFGDLNSFASHIFHH; encoded by the exons ATGaatgaagagaagaagaaggtgAAGAGAACTCGAAAAACTGTTCCAAGAGATTCTCCTCAACAACGCAGTTCCATTTATAGAGGTGTAACCAG GCATAGATGGACTGGAAGGTATGAAGCTCATTTATGGGACAAGAATTGTTGGAAtgaatctcaaaacaaaaaagGAAGACAAg TATAtttag GGGCatatgatgaagaagaagcagCTGCACATGCTTATGACTTGGCTGCATTGAAGTATTGGGGACAACATACTATCCTCAATTTCCAa CTTTCAACTTATGAGAAAGAGCTAAAGGAAATGGAGGATCAATCTAAAGAAGAATATATTGGATCCTTGAGGAG AAAAAGTAGTGGGTTTTCTCGAGGAGTTTCCAAGTATAGAGGAGTCGCAAG GCACCATCACAATGGAAGGTGGGAAGCAAGAATTGGGAGGGTGTTCGGAAACAAATATCTATATCTCGGAACATACG CCACTCAAGAAGAGGCGGCAATTGCATATGATGTGGCAGCTGTAGAATATCGTGGGTTGAACGCTGTTACGAACTTTGATCTTAGTCGTTACATCAAGTCATTAAGACCCGATAACCAAAATGACACGAGCTCCATTTTTGTTTCAAAAGAAGAAGTTACAACGTCGTCTTGTACTACTAGCGTTGTGGACTCAACATCGTCGTCGGCTTTAGGGATCCTTTTGCAATCCTCAAAGTACAATGAGATGCTTGGGGAGAATTCTTCTTTTACAAACGATGAAGCAACTCTTATAGAGTCTGATTCACGACAGAGTAGCTTTCCCGATGATATACAAACAATTTTTGATTGTTTAAACTCCGACAAATACACCGAGGAGACCGACAATATATTTGGTGACTTGAACTCGTTTGCATCCCATATATTTCACCATTAA
- the LOC124945065 gene encoding probable polygalacturonase, with product MADTPRYRRRWSIPTYLSSHKTFLTLLWAITFVLIVLWQRAAVERILLLRRNFLPVRPIPQLRSVVFNLTDFGAVGDGVTLNTEAFVKAVEEIRKRGGGQLNVLPGRWLTAPFNLTSHMTLFLAENSVIIGIDDEKYWPLMPPLPSYGRGREHPGPRYGSLIHGQNLKDVVITGNNGTIDGNGKLWWEKHRKKLLNHTRGPLLQILWSRDIHISDITFRDSPFWTIHPYDCSNVTIRNVTILAPISGAPNTDGIDPDSCVNMVIENSYISVGDDGIAIKSGWDQYGIAYARPSNNILIRNVIVRSMVSAGISIGSEMSGGISNITIENLYVWNSRRAVRIKTAAGRGAYIQNITYRNLTLDNVRVGIVIKTDYNEHPDEGYDPKSLPIIKNINFIGVHGQGVRVPARIYGSQDIPIRNVTFKDMMVGITYKKKHIFQCSFVTGRVIGSIFPAPCENLDQYDEQGRLIKESTSRNNVETDYEI from the exons ATGGCCGATACTCCAAGGTATCGACGCCGGTGGTCGATCCCTACCTACCTTTCATCACACAAGACATTCCTAACACTTCTCTGGGCTATTACATTCGTTTTGATTGTTCTTTGGCAGCGTGCTGCTGTTGAACGGATCCTGTTACTCCGCCGTAACTTCCTACCAGTGCGGCCCATTCCTCAGCTGCGGTCAGTGGTGTTCAATTTAACTGATTTTGGTGCTGTTGGAGACGGAGTGACGCTCAACACGGAGGCTTTTGTAAAGGCGGTGGAAGAAATAAGGAAGAGAGGCGGTGGACAGCTTAATGTTCTTCCTGGACGGTGGCTTACTGCGCCTTTCAATCTCACTAGTCACATGACGCTATTCCTGGCAGAAAATTCTGTCATTATTGGTATTGAT GATGAGAAATACTGGCCACTTATGCCACCTTTGCCATCATATGGACGTGGAAGAGAGCATCCTGGACCACGTTATGGTAGTTTAATCCATGGCCAGAATTTAAAGGATGTTGTCATAACAG GGAATAATGGTACAATAGATGGAAATGGTAAACTATGGTGGGAAAAGCATCGCAAAAAACTTCTGAACCACACTAGAGGACCTCTTTTGCAGATTTTATGGTCAAGGGACATTCATATATCTGATATAACTTTTCGTGATTCTCCATTCTGGACTATTCATCCCTATGATTGTTCTAATGTCACCATCCGCAATGTGACAATTCTAGCACCAATATCTGGAGCACCAAATACAGATGGAATCGATCCTG ATTCCTGTGTTAATATGGTAATAGAGAACAGCTACATAAGTGTTGGTGATGATGGAATTGCAATTAAAAGTGGTTGGGACCAGTATGGGATTGCTTACGCCCGTCCTTCAAACAACATTCTCATCCGTAATGTCATTGTACGCTCCATGGTAAG CGCTGGCATATCAATAGGAAGTGAGATGTCAGGTGGAATTTCAAACATAACAATTGAGAATCTTTACGTGTGGAATTCAAGAAGGGCTGTCCGAATAAAGACAGCAGCAGGCAGGGGTGCCTATATCCAAAACATAACCTACCGAAACCTAACACTAGACAATGTCCGAGTTGGAATCGTCATAAAAACCGACTATAACGAGCACCCAGATGAAGGCTATGACCCCAAATCACTtcctattattaaaaatattaatttcatcgGAGTTCATGGTCAAGGAGTCCGTGTGCCTGCTCGTATATATGGTAGCCAGGATATTCCTATTCGGAATGTCACATTCAAAGACATGATGGTTGGGATAACTTATAAAaagaaacatatttttcaatGCTCGTTTGTTACAGGCCGTGTGATAGGAAGTATATTTCCAGCTCCTTGCGAGAATTTAGATCAGTATGATGAACAGGGACGGTTGATTAAAGAATCAACATCTAGGAATAATGTAGAAACAGATTATGAAATCTGA